TGCTTATATACCCCAGATTTGTAATGGGCAAAATCCTGTAACAAAGATATAACTAAAATCAGCAAATGTCGGAAGCAACTATACATCTCCATTTTGTCTGTTTCACGGCTGAGAATTGATAGCTCAGATCAGAGCCGAGGGACTCTCTGGCTGCATCCTTCTTTTATAGGTATGTGTTGCCGCCTTCCTTCCCTCTCTAGGCCCTGATCATAATTTCCTATGAGCGGGAAACACTGGGTACGATGGTAAGATCAGAGCACTGATGTAAAAATGATTTAGAATTCCGGCCTTGTACCTCAAAAACATCGAAATCCACCTCAACCGGCCCATTCTTATAGAGTTCAACCATGATCGAGTCTTTTTCAACTCTGTAGGCATTTGCACCATAGCGCTTTTGTTGTTGCCAGAGTTGATTACTATCCACACATTTCCTTACACACTTTGGAGTAGGGTAGACGGGCTCACAACCTGGGTGGGAGCAACCAATGGGGTCGAAATATGGATCGCACTGTCATACATAACATTTAGAAATCAGTGGAGAAAGATTCAAGGTTGCGAAGTTGGAGAAAAAAGAACAATTACTAGGCTTTCTGTTGAAGAGCGATCTTTTACCTCATCTGTGACAACACCATGATCCACAAAGTATCGCCAGGCGTAGTAAGGTGATCCACCATTACATCCAGATCCGCACAAGAATCCACAGCAAGCCAAGAGATCATTAACTGATAACGAAATGTTCTACAAAGAAGACATTTTGGTGGGTTTCAAATGAGCTTAAAAATTTTCGATAGAGCAGAGAAAAGCTTATAAAGATGCGGGTGTGTACTAATTACCGTGCCATAATGAATACAGAAACGGTCTGACAGAGATTCAACAGCACCAAATGCCCAACAAGAACCACAGTGACCCTATACGACAGAGCACCCGAGTCAGCTCAACAAGTTCATAGTGTTAAAGAAACAAGTGTGATTGATCGAGAAGTACCTGGTCTGTCATACGATGTTAAGCAATGGCCCCAAGCGAGCAGCAAAAACGAGACATAAAGATAGAAAATGTGATTGGTTATTGTTTCATGGGTACAAGTTATAAGaacaaaataaagaatgaaacaTCTGATTTACCAAGTATTCGGCCAATAGTGCTACACTGAGGCCAGGCCATTCTAGCATCGAATTCCTTAGGCAGGTGCAAGGACCTCTCATGATGTACAAGAGGGATATTCTTCCTTTCACTCTCTGGGGTTTTTCTAGCACCTAAGATGCTTTTGAATTGGCCAACCTTAACAATAGAAAGAAAAGGTAAAACATTGAGATTACACATGAGGTTAACGATTAACAAGAACAATTGGGTTCCTAAAAATGGGTGATCAAGTGTTAGGCTGTGACAATTCGTTACATAATCACCCCATAGGCCCATTCGTGTGGACACACCAATGGGGCACCCTTGggctcgggcccacaaaccTACGAGTaatgagcgttgacttgcatacaCATTTGATGAGGTTCACAATTTCCCAAAATCATATAGTATTAGGAGGATTACCCACCATGCAAGTCCACAACTCACTATTTTAATGATGTGAGATCtttctcacatgtgaagtatttccaacatcaAGTATCCCTTTTATCAGATAATATTTAAGAATATTCAAACAAAAACTCACAGTGTAGTCAGAGAACTGTTGGTTTATGCCAGCTTTCCATCCAGCTTTTGGATTTGAATTTACTGATTTAATTATTGAGTTCTGAGATTACAATTTGCATGGTTAAATATTGAAATGACTGATCAGTTAGATATTACTCAAGGCATCAATAGCAATACCTGGAGAAGCTTAGAGTTCAATTTTATCTCTGGAACTGATTCTGCCACAAAAGCCTGCTCCAAATAAGGTAAGAAAGTACGAGGGCAAAAATCATTACATTGTTAGAGTTTACTAAGAAGTAATATTCCACCACTTCACTACTATTCCACTTTTACTACTAAAGAATAAACATTCAATATCTAATTTTAGTACTAAAAGTTTGTTCATGTAAATCCACTCGCAAAAGAATGGAAGAATGATGCAATTTTGTTCACATAAGTCATCCACTAGATTAGTATTAGTACAGAATGATGGAGCACTATAAGGCTAGAAAAAGATACTTGCACATGGTTTTATTGACTAATAAAAGGCATAAGACAAGGTACCAAGAGAAGTTTTTTTGTGGACAATGAAAAATAAGTGAAGACAAATGTTGGGACATATGGTGGAGCAACGTAAGACTTGCCAATCACAATCGGCCTTCATTAAGGCTCGGCTTAagtctttttctttttgtagcGATCCTAGATTTGATAACTCAGTTAATACAAGGAGACGTGTCTTGGTGTATGTTGTTTGCTGACGATATTGATTTGGTATATGGGACCAAGGTGGGTGAAGACAAAAATTAGAGTCATGAGGAATTAAATTAAGTAGAAGTAAGAGTGTA
The Amaranthus tricolor cultivar Red isolate AtriRed21 chromosome 11, ASM2621246v1, whole genome shotgun sequence DNA segment above includes these coding regions:
- the LOC130827140 gene encoding cathepsin B-like protease 2, whose amino-acid sequence is MGSYFLGLSILILLIISPLQAFVAESVPEIKLNSKLLQNSIIKSVNSNPKAGWKAGINQQFSDYTVGQFKSILGARKTPESERKNIPLVHHERSLHLPKEFDARMAWPQCSTIGRILDQGHCGSCWAFGAVESLSDRFCIHYGTNISLSVNDLLACCGFLCGSGCNGGSPYYAWRYFVDHGVVTDECDPYFDPIGCSHPGCEPVYPTPKCVRKCVDSNQLWQQQKRYGANAYRVEKDSIMVELYKNGPVEVDFDVFEDFAHYKSGVYKHLTGEYLGGHAVKLIGWGTSAEGEDYWLLANQWNRSWGDDGYFKIARGTNECGIEDDVIGGMPSPKNLFEVLPDSNDAGYASL